A genomic stretch from Enterobacter oligotrophicus includes:
- the hns gene encoding histone-like nucleoid-structuring protein H-NS, translating into MSEALKILNNIRTLRAQARECTLETLEEMLEKLEVVVNERREEESAAAAEIEERTRKLQQYREMLIADGIDPNELLNSMAAAKTGTKAKRAARPAKYSYIDENGEEKTWTGQGRTPAVIKKAMDEQGKQLDDFLIKD; encoded by the coding sequence ATGAGCGAAGCACTTAAAATTCTGAACAACATCCGTACTCTTCGTGCGCAGGCAAGAGAATGCACCCTGGAAACGCTTGAAGAAATGCTGGAAAAATTAGAAGTTGTAGTTAATGAGCGTCGTGAAGAAGAAAGCGCAGCTGCCGCCGAAATCGAAGAACGTACTCGCAAACTGCAGCAATATCGTGAAATGCTGATTGCCGATGGTATCGATCCAAACGAATTGCTGAACAGCATGGCTGCAGCTAAAACAGGTACTAAAGCGAAACGCGCTGCTCGTCCGGCTAAATATAGCTACATTGATGAGAATGGCGAAGAGAAAACCTGGACTGGCCAGGGTCGTACTCCAGCCGTTATCAAGAAAGCAATGGATGAGCAAGGTAAACAACTGGATGACTTCCTGATTAAGGACTAA
- the narI gene encoding respiratory nitrate reductase subunit gamma yields MHFLNMFFFDIYPYIAGTVFLVGSWLRYDYGQYTWRAASSQMLDRKGMNLASNLFHIGILGIFAGHFLGMLTPHWMYESFLPVEVKQKMAMIAGGACGVMTLVGGLLLLKRRLFSPRVRATTTGADILILSLLMVQCALGLLTIPFSAQHMDGSEMMKLVGWAQSVVTFHGGASEHLDGVAFVFRVHLVLGMTLFVLFPFSRLVHIWSAPVEYLTRKYQIVRARR; encoded by the coding sequence ATGCACTTCCTGAATATGTTCTTCTTTGACATCTACCCGTATATTGCGGGCACCGTATTCCTGGTGGGAAGCTGGCTGCGTTATGACTACGGCCAGTACACCTGGCGTGCTGCCTCCAGCCAGATGCTGGATCGCAAAGGAATGAACCTGGCATCCAACCTGTTCCATATTGGCATTCTGGGGATTTTCGCCGGTCACTTCCTGGGCATGCTGACGCCTCACTGGATGTATGAATCCTTCCTGCCTGTCGAAGTGAAGCAGAAAATGGCGATGATCGCTGGTGGTGCCTGTGGTGTGATGACGCTGGTGGGTGGCCTGCTGCTGTTGAAACGCCGCCTGTTCAGCCCGCGCGTTCGTGCTACCACCACCGGAGCGGACATTCTGATTTTGTCCTTGCTGATGGTTCAGTGCGCGCTGGGTCTGCTGACCATTCCGTTCTCCGCGCAGCATATGGACGGCAGCGAAATGATGAAGCTGGTTGGCTGGGCGCAGTCTGTGGTGACTTTCCACGGCGGTGCGTCTGAGCATCTGGACGGTGTGGCATTTGTCTTCCGCGTGCACCTGGTGCTGGGCATGACGCTGTTTGTATTGTTCCCGTTCTCCCGTCTTGTGCACATCTGGAGCGCACCGGTGGAGTACCTGACGCGCAAATACCAGATTGTGCGCGCACGTCGCTAA
- the purU gene encoding formyltetrahydrofolate deformylase, with translation MQSLQRKVLRTICPDQKGLIARITNICYKHELNIVQNNEFVDHRTGRFFMRTELEGIFNDTTLLADLDSALPEGSVRELTPAGRRRIVILVTKEAHCLGDLLMKANYGGLDVEIAAVIGNHETLRTLVERFDIPFELVSHEGHTREEHDNLMAQAIEAHNPDYVVLAKYMRVLTPSFVARFPNKIINIHHSFLPAFIGARPYHQAYERGVKIIGATAHYVNDNLDEGPIIMQDVIHVDHTYTAEDMMRAGRDVEKNVLSRALYQVLAQRVFVYGNRTIIL, from the coding sequence ATGCAATCACTACAACGTAAAGTTCTGCGCACCATTTGTCCCGACCAAAAAGGGCTTATCGCACGAATTACCAACATTTGTTACAAGCATGAACTGAATATCGTGCAGAACAACGAGTTCGTTGACCACCGTACTGGCCGTTTCTTCATGCGTACCGAGCTGGAAGGCATTTTCAACGACACCACCCTGCTTGCCGATCTGGACAGCGCCCTGCCGGAAGGCTCAGTACGTGAACTGACGCCTGCGGGCCGTCGTCGTATTGTGATTCTGGTGACCAAAGAGGCCCATTGCCTGGGCGACCTGCTGATGAAAGCAAACTATGGCGGCCTGGACGTCGAAATCGCCGCCGTTATCGGTAACCATGAGACGCTGCGTACGCTGGTTGAGCGTTTCGACATTCCGTTTGAACTGGTGAGCCATGAAGGCCATACCCGCGAAGAACACGACAACCTGATGGCACAGGCTATTGAAGCGCACAACCCTGACTATGTGGTGCTGGCAAAATATATGCGCGTGCTCACACCTTCTTTTGTGGCGAGATTCCCGAACAAGATTATCAATATTCACCATTCATTCCTGCCTGCCTTTATTGGTGCGCGTCCTTACCACCAGGCATACGAGCGCGGCGTGAAGATCATCGGTGCGACGGCGCATTACGTGAATGACAATCTGGATGAAGGCCCAATCATTATGCAGGATGTGATTCATGTGGATCATACCTATACGGCGGAAGATATGATGCGTGCCGGGCGTGACGTTGAAAAGAACGTACTGAGCCGCGCGTTGTATCAGGTTCTGGCACAGCGGGTCTTCGTCTATGGTAACAGAACGATTATTCTTTAA
- the rssA gene encoding patatin-like phospholipase RssA: MRKVKIGLALGSGAARGWSHIGVINALKQMGIDIDIVAGCSIGSLVGSAYACGKLPELERWVRSFSYWDVLRLMDLSWQRGGLLRGERVFNQFRQIMPLDDFRHCQMPFGAVATNLSTGRELWLTEGDIHLAVRASCSIPGLMAPVPHNGYWLVDGGVVNPVPISLTRAMGADIVIAVDLQHDAHLMQQDLMPVNLHSDDAEGERLAWHERLRGRIGRMAAKRAITAPTAMEIMTTSIQVLENRLKRNRMAGDPPDILIQPYCPQISTLDFHRAEAAIAAGSLAVEKKIDELLPFVRTAL, encoded by the coding sequence ATGAGAAAGGTAAAAATAGGTCTGGCGCTTGGCTCAGGTGCAGCCAGGGGCTGGTCACATATTGGCGTTATCAATGCCTTAAAACAGATGGGAATCGACATTGATATCGTTGCAGGGTGTTCAATTGGTTCGCTGGTTGGGTCTGCATACGCGTGCGGTAAGCTCCCGGAGCTTGAACGTTGGGTTCGCTCGTTCAGCTACTGGGATGTCCTGCGCCTGATGGATCTCTCCTGGCAGCGTGGTGGCCTGCTACGTGGCGAACGTGTGTTTAATCAGTTTCGTCAGATAATGCCTCTTGATGACTTTCGTCATTGTCAGATGCCCTTCGGAGCCGTGGCAACGAACCTTAGTACGGGCAGAGAGTTATGGCTCACCGAGGGAGATATTCACCTCGCTGTGCGCGCATCCTGCAGCATACCGGGTCTGATGGCTCCTGTGCCGCATAACGGTTACTGGTTAGTGGATGGCGGGGTAGTGAACCCGGTGCCTATTTCACTGACACGCGCAATGGGCGCGGATATCGTCATCGCCGTGGATTTGCAACACGATGCTCACCTGATGCAGCAAGACCTCATGCCGGTCAACCTCCATAGTGATGATGCAGAGGGGGAGCGGCTCGCCTGGCATGAACGCTTACGCGGAAGAATAGGGCGTATGGCTGCAAAACGTGCCATCACTGCGCCGACCGCAATGGAAATAATGACCACCTCTATTCAGGTGCTTGAGAATCGCCTGAAGCGAAACCGTATGGCCGGAGATCCGCCAGATATTCTGATTCAGCCATATTGTCCGCAAATCTCTACCCTTGATTTCCATCGGGCCGAGGCCGCCATCGCAGCGGGCTCGTTAGCCGTCGAAAAGAAAATAGATGAACTGTTGCCATTTGTGCGGACAGCACTTTAA
- the narH gene encoding nitrate reductase subunit beta has protein sequence MKIRSQVGMVLNLDKCIGCHTCSVTCKNVWTSREGMEYAWFNNVESKPGTGFPTDWENQEKWKGGWIRKINGKLQPRMGNRAMLLGKIFANPHLPGIDDYYEPFDYDYQNLHNAPESKHQPIARPRSLITGQRMDKITSGPNWEEILGGEFEKRAKDQNFENMQKAMYGQFENTFMMYLPRLCEHCLNPACVATCPSGAIYKREEDGIVLIDQDKCRGWRMCITGCPYKKIYFNWKSGKSEKCIFCYPRIEAGMPTVCSESCVGRIRYLGVLLYDADAIENAASTENEKDLYQRQLDVFLDPNDPKVIEQALKDGVPQSVIDAAQQSPVYKMAMDWKLALPLHPEYRTLPMVWYVPPLSPIQSAADAGELGSNGILPDVESLRIPVQYLANLLTAGDTQPVLLALKRMLAMRHFKRAETVDGVNDTRALEEVGLTEAQAQEMYRYLAIANYEDRFVVPSSHREQAREAFPEQRGCGFTFGDGCHGSDSKFNLFNSRRIDAMDVTSKTEPHQ, from the coding sequence ATGAAAATTCGTTCACAAGTCGGCATGGTGCTGAATCTGGATAAATGCATCGGCTGTCATACCTGCTCAGTCACCTGTAAAAACGTCTGGACCAGCCGTGAAGGTATGGAATACGCCTGGTTCAATAACGTGGAAAGTAAACCTGGCACCGGCTTCCCGACCGACTGGGAAAATCAGGAGAAGTGGAAGGGCGGCTGGATACGTAAAATCAACGGCAAGCTGCAGCCGCGCATGGGTAACCGCGCGATGCTGCTGGGTAAAATCTTTGCTAACCCGCATCTGCCGGGTATCGACGATTATTACGAGCCGTTTGACTACGACTACCAGAATCTGCATAACGCGCCGGAAAGCAAACACCAGCCGATCGCGCGTCCTCGCTCGCTGATCACCGGTCAGCGCATGGACAAGATCACCAGCGGTCCAAACTGGGAAGAGATCCTGGGTGGTGAGTTCGAAAAACGCGCCAAAGACCAGAACTTCGAAAACATGCAGAAGGCGATGTACGGCCAGTTCGAAAACACCTTCATGATGTATCTGCCGCGTCTGTGTGAGCACTGCCTTAACCCGGCGTGCGTCGCGACCTGCCCGAGCGGTGCTATCTACAAGCGTGAAGAAGACGGCATCGTCCTGATCGACCAGGACAAGTGCCGCGGCTGGCGTATGTGCATTACCGGTTGCCCGTACAAAAAAATCTACTTCAACTGGAAGAGCGGCAAATCAGAGAAGTGTATTTTCTGTTATCCACGTATTGAAGCCGGGATGCCAACCGTCTGCTCCGAGAGCTGCGTAGGGCGTATTCGTTACCTCGGCGTGCTGCTGTATGACGCGGATGCGATTGAAAATGCGGCCAGCACCGAGAACGAGAAAGATCTGTATCAGCGCCAGCTGGACGTGTTCCTTGATCCAAACGATCCGAAGGTGATTGAGCAGGCGCTGAAAGACGGCGTACCGCAGAGCGTGATCGACGCGGCACAGCAGTCTCCGGTGTACAAAATGGCGATGGACTGGAAGCTGGCCCTGCCGCTGCATCCGGAATACCGCACGCTGCCGATGGTCTGGTACGTGCCGCCTCTGTCTCCGATTCAGTCTGCCGCTGATGCAGGCGAACTGGGCAGCAACGGCATTCTGCCGGATGTGGAAAGCCTGCGTATCCCGGTTCAGTACCTGGCGAACCTGTTGACCGCAGGCGATACCCAGCCGGTGTTGCTGGCGCTGAAACGTATGCTGGCGATGCGTCATTTCAAACGTGCGGAAACCGTTGACGGTGTTAACGATACCCGTGCGCTGGAAGAGGTTGGGCTGACCGAAGCGCAGGCGCAGGAGATGTACCGTTACCTGGCGATTGCGAACTACGAAGACCGCTTCGTGGTGCCGAGCAGCCACCGTGAGCAGGCCCGCGAAGCCTTCCCGGAACAAAGAGGTTGTGGCTTTACCTTTGGCGACGGTTGCCACGGGTCAGACAGCAAATTCAACCTGTTCAACAGCCGCCGCATCGACGCCATGGATGTGACCAGCAAAACGGAGCCGCACCAATGA
- the rssB gene encoding two-component system response regulator RssB — MTQPLAGKHILIVEDEPVFRSLLDSWLSSLGAITSLAEDGIDALEKMVSITPDLMICDIAMPRMNGLKLVEHLRNEGDQTPILVISATENMADIAKALRLGVQDILLKPVKDLSRLRETVLACLYPNMFNSRVEEEERLFQDWDALVSDPPAAAKLLQELQPPVQQNISHCRVNYRQLVAADQPGLVLDIAPLSDTDLAFYCLDVTRAGDNGVLAALLLRALFNGLLQEQLSHQGQRLPELGSLLKQVNQLFRQANLPGQFPLLVGYYHSGLKNLILVSAGLNASLNTGEHHIQVSNGVPLGTLGTAYLNQISHRCSSWQCQIWGAGGRLRLMLSTE, encoded by the coding sequence ATGACGCAGCCATTGGCCGGAAAACACATTTTGATAGTTGAAGACGAGCCCGTTTTCCGATCGCTGCTGGATTCGTGGTTATCCTCGCTGGGCGCAATTACGTCGCTTGCTGAAGATGGCATTGATGCGCTGGAGAAAATGGTCAGTATCACTCCTGATTTGATGATCTGCGATATTGCCATGCCGCGCATGAACGGTCTTAAGCTGGTTGAGCACCTGCGTAATGAAGGCGACCAGACGCCAATACTGGTGATTTCTGCGACGGAGAATATGGCGGATATCGCTAAGGCGTTGCGGTTGGGTGTGCAGGACATTCTGCTGAAGCCCGTTAAGGATCTCAGCCGTTTGCGTGAAACCGTACTGGCCTGCCTGTATCCCAATATGTTCAATTCCCGTGTCGAAGAAGAAGAACGCCTTTTCCAGGACTGGGATGCCTTAGTCAGCGATCCCCCCGCGGCCGCGAAATTATTGCAAGAGCTTCAGCCGCCAGTGCAGCAAAATATTTCGCATTGCCGAGTGAATTATCGCCAGCTGGTAGCGGCCGATCAGCCTGGCCTGGTGCTGGATATTGCCCCGTTGTCAGATACCGATTTGGCATTTTATTGTCTGGACGTCACGCGAGCAGGGGATAATGGCGTATTAGCGGCGTTATTACTTCGCGCACTCTTTAATGGACTGCTGCAGGAGCAGTTATCCCATCAGGGACAACGGCTTCCTGAGTTAGGAAGTTTGCTGAAACAAGTTAACCAACTTTTTCGCCAGGCCAATTTGCCAGGACAGTTTCCGCTTTTGGTTGGTTATTACCATAGCGGGCTGAAAAATCTCATCCTTGTCTCTGCGGGTTTAAACGCCTCACTGAATACCGGTGAACATCATATTCAGGTGAGTAACGGTGTACCGCTGGGAACATTGGGCACGGCGTATCTCAATCAAATTAGCCATCGTTGTTCGTCCTGGCAGTGTCAAATTTGGGGGGCAGGAGGGCGGTTACGCTTAATGTTGTCCACGGAATAA
- the narJ gene encoding nitrate reductase molybdenum cofactor assembly chaperone produces the protein MIELVIVSRLLEYPDAALAQHQQELFDALASSENLDKEDAQKLGVFLRDLLARDLLDAQADYSQLFDRGRATSLLLFEHVHGESRDRGQAMVDLMAQYEQHGLQLDSRELPDHLPLYLEYLAQLPKEDALGGLQDIAPILALLSARLQQRESRYAVLFDLLVKLANASVDSEKVAEKIADEARDDTPQALDAVWEEEQVKFFADQNCGESEISAHQRRFAGAVAPQYLNISNGGQQ, from the coding sequence ATGATTGAACTCGTCATTGTTTCGCGTCTGCTCGAGTACCCGGATGCTGCGCTTGCGCAGCATCAACAGGAACTCTTCGATGCACTCGCGTCATCTGAAAACCTGGATAAAGAGGATGCCCAGAAACTGGGCGTTTTCCTCCGCGACCTGTTAGCGCGCGATCTGCTCGATGCGCAGGCGGATTACAGCCAGCTGTTTGACCGTGGCCGCGCTACCTCACTGCTGCTGTTTGAACACGTTCACGGTGAGTCCCGCGACCGTGGTCAGGCGATGGTAGACCTGATGGCCCAGTACGAGCAGCACGGCCTGCAGCTCGACAGCCGTGAGCTTCCAGACCACCTGCCGCTGTACCTGGAATATCTGGCACAGCTGCCAAAAGAAGATGCCCTTGGCGGTTTGCAGGACATCGCGCCGATTCTGGCGTTGCTCAGCGCGCGTCTTCAGCAACGTGAGAGCCGCTACGCAGTGCTGTTCGACCTGCTGGTGAAGCTGGCAAACGCCTCGGTCGACAGTGAAAAAGTAGCGGAAAAAATTGCGGATGAAGCCCGCGACGACACACCGCAGGCACTGGATGCGGTCTGGGAAGAAGAGCAGGTGAAATTCTTTGCTGACCAGAACTGTGGCGAGTCGGAAATCTCGGCTCACCAGCGTCGTTTTGCCGGAGCGGTTGCTCCGCAATATCTGAATATCTCTAACGGAGGACAGCAATAA
- the galU gene encoding UTP--glucose-1-phosphate uridylyltransferase GalU: MAALNSKVRKAVIPVAGLGTRMLPATKAIPKEMLPLVDKPLIQYVVNECIAAGITEIVLVTHSSKNSIENHFDTSFELEAMLEKRVKRQLLAEVQSICPPHVTIMQVRQGLAKGLGHAVLCAHPVVGNEPVAVILPDVILDEYESDLSQDNLAEMIKRFDETGSSQIMVEPVEDVTAYGVVDCKGVNLEPGESVPMVGVVEKPKADVAPSNLAVVGRYVLSAEIWPLLAKTPPGAGDEIQLTDAIDMLIEKETVEAYHMKGKSHDCGNKLGYMQAFVEYGIRHNSLGEEFKAWLKESVGIK; this comes from the coding sequence ATGGCTGCCCTAAATTCGAAAGTCAGAAAGGCCGTTATCCCGGTAGCGGGATTGGGGACCAGGATGTTACCAGCAACAAAGGCCATCCCGAAAGAGATGCTGCCTTTGGTGGATAAGCCATTAATCCAGTATGTCGTTAATGAATGTATCGCTGCAGGCATTACAGAAATTGTACTGGTTACGCATTCATCTAAGAACTCTATCGAGAACCATTTCGATACCAGTTTTGAGCTGGAAGCAATGCTGGAAAAACGTGTTAAGCGCCAGCTGTTAGCTGAAGTTCAATCTATTTGCCCTCCACACGTGACCATTATGCAGGTTCGTCAGGGCCTGGCTAAAGGGCTGGGTCATGCGGTACTGTGCGCGCATCCGGTTGTGGGTAATGAGCCCGTAGCAGTTATTCTGCCAGATGTCATTCTGGACGAATACGAATCAGATCTTTCTCAGGATAACCTCGCCGAAATGATTAAACGCTTCGACGAAACAGGCAGCAGCCAGATTATGGTTGAGCCGGTTGAAGACGTGACCGCTTATGGTGTTGTTGACTGCAAAGGCGTTAACCTTGAGCCTGGCGAAAGCGTACCGATGGTCGGTGTGGTAGAGAAGCCAAAAGCCGACGTTGCGCCGTCCAATCTGGCGGTTGTGGGTCGTTATGTGCTGAGTGCTGAAATTTGGCCGCTGCTGGCGAAAACGCCTCCAGGAGCAGGTGATGAGATCCAGTTGACCGACGCTATTGATATGCTGATCGAGAAAGAGACCGTTGAAGCCTACCATATGAAAGGGAAGAGCCACGACTGCGGTAATAAACTCGGTTATATGCAGGCGTTTGTTGAATATGGTATCCGTCATAATAGCCTGGGCGAAGAATTTAAAGCCTGGCTCAAAGAAAGCGTGGGTATTAAGTAA
- a CDS encoding YchJ family protein: MSQLCPCGSALEYSLCCQRYLSGEQVAPDPSHLMRSRYTAFVIRDADYLIKTWHPSCHAADFRQDIETGFANTRWLGLTVFESAPGRDNNEGYVSFVARFSEQNKPGAIIERSRFLKESGQWYYIDGTRPQFGRNDPCPCGSGKKFKKCCGQ; this comes from the coding sequence GTGTCTCAACTCTGCCCCTGCGGTAGCGCTCTGGAGTATAGCCTATGTTGCCAGCGATATCTTTCTGGCGAGCAGGTTGCACCAGACCCGTCACACCTTATGCGTTCACGATATACTGCTTTTGTGATCCGCGACGCAGACTACCTGATTAAAACCTGGCACCCATCGTGCCACGCTGCCGATTTTCGGCAAGATATTGAAACCGGGTTCGCCAACACCCGATGGCTCGGGCTTACCGTGTTTGAGTCTGCTCCTGGCCGAGACAACAATGAAGGCTACGTGAGCTTTGTTGCCCGGTTTAGCGAACAGAATAAACCGGGAGCAATTATCGAACGTTCCCGGTTCTTAAAGGAAAGCGGGCAATGGTATTATATTGACGGTACGCGTCCTCAATTCGGTCGTAACGATCCCTGCCCCTGCGGTTCAGGTAAAAAATTTAAAAAGTGTTGCGGGCAGTAA